ATGGACTATGAATATTGGAAGAAAATCTTGGAAGAAGACATCATGAAATTACAACAAGGAAAGGACGGCATCATGACAGTTTTGAGATTAAGCTACGATCACTTACCCACAAACTTACAACTCTGCTTTAGATATTGTAGTTTATTTCCACAGGATCATATGTTTAAGAGGAACAAGTTGGTCAATATGTGGCTTGGTTCAGGTCTGATTCCGCAATCTATTTGTGGCAGGCAAAGGCCAGAGGATATCGGAAATGAGTATTTAAATCTTCTGACAAAAAAATCATTCTTTACTTGCAAAACCAGTGATAATGGGTTAAAAATTACTAAAGAGTATTTTATGCACGATCTACTGCATGACCTAACACAATCTGTTTCTCTAGGAGAATGCATCAGAGTAGGAGGTGATGTTGCAGGAATTACTATTCCACGGACAGTTCGACATTTATCTGTTGAAACAGTCAATCTTCTTTCTATCAGAGAGATCTCCAATCTTAAGAACGTGCGCACTCTAGTCATTTCTGTTAGGGAGGATAATAAGCATAATGCAGATCATGCACTTGAATTTTTCGAGGTTATAAAAGGGTTTAAAAAGTTACGCTTATTGATCTTAGATGTGAAGTTTGACCCTCATAAACTgcccgatgcacttagtagctTGATACACCTccgctacctatctctttcacTATGGAAAATTATGAGTGGAAGTATTGTATATGATGGCTTGACCAACTTGGTCAATTTGCGTTCATTAGATGTTTCCGATGATGTGATACAAAATATTCCTTATATTAGCAAATTACCCTTCATCgacaaattacaaaattttattgttcGAGAGGAGAGTGGTTACAAAATTGGTGAACTAAAGAACCTAAGAGACCTTTGCCATCTATGTATTAGAGGACTTGAAAATGTAAGGACTTCTGAAGAAGCCATTGAGGCCAAGTTGAATGAGAAAGAATATCTCAAATCACTATCATTAGAATGGTCCGCAGACCACTCCAATAGTGCAGAGGCAGATGAGCAGCTCCTCAATAACCTCTGCCCACATATCAATCTCAAGAAAATGCGCATCAAACAATACCAAGGTGCTAAATCTCCATGTTGGATGACAAATTTGTCTCTTGTCAACTTAACATCCATCGAACTGATTGATTGTAAAGGATGGGAGCACCTCCCGCCTCTCGGGCAGTTTTCTTTGCTCCAATATCTTCGCTTGTCAAGACTGCATGCAATAAAGCAAATAGATTGTTCATTCATCAAAAGCATCATCAAAAGCAGCAGTGGATATGCCTTTCCATCGTTGAAGGAGTTGCTGTTATGGGACATGCCTAACTTGGAGGAGTGGATTGGAGTAGATGATGCGTGCATGTTTCCTCAACTTCATTATATGGATATAACTAACTGCCCTAATTTGAGGGAAATTCCTACTCTGCCTTATAGTCTAAGACGATTGCAAATTTCAAATGTCGGCTTGACCGCTCTTCCAACAATAAATCGGAATTACATGGACAACAATGTAAGTgctttattttataaacttcaaatttctccTGAGGTTTAGATTATTTTCACTTGCCCCCCTGTAGTTCAAAAAGTATCACTTTGCCCCCTCCCCCCCGTGGTATAGCCTATTTTCACTTTGTCATCCCGTGGTTCAAAAAgttacactttgcctcctttggtttagttcatttttcactttgctatcctttgatttttttttcacatttttaattTGGCACGCtattttatatagaatttttttgatgaaataaaaattaaacaacagGAGGGCCAAGTAAAACTTTTTGAACCGCAAGGTGGCAAGGTGAAAATAAGTTAAATCACACGgtggcaatttgaagtttacccttatatGAAAACACCAATTCGAATTTGCATAGCTGTGATTGCCCGGActtaaatatcttttacatcttttctttcttgcagCAGCAAGAACATTTTCAGGCTCTTGAAAAGTTAGTCATCAAACAATGTGAGAAGCTCGAATATGTTCCACCAGAGTTTTTTGGGAAATTCAAAGCCATAAAATTATTGCATATAGTAAATTGCCCGAAGTTGACAAAACGTGGGATCTCAGACATCCAACTGCCCTCTATACTCAATCATCTCACTATTGGGTCATGTGGCGACCTTGAGGCGCCACTGCTGTGGTCAGCAGATTTAACCTCTCTTACTAAGTTGAAATTAGTCAATTGCGCAAGCATAACATCCCTTCCCCCAGCACAAGTGTGTGCACGGTGGACGATGCTTTCCTCTTTAGTGATAAAGAACTGCAAAGAACTGTCATCATTTGGTGGAATACCAGCTCTCGTATCCCTCCGTTCTTTAGAAATTAGAGGGTGTGACAAGCTAATTGACGTTGCCCTGCTGCTGCAGCCTCCGTTCCCAAACGATGTCGGCCAAAAACGGAATGCAGTAGTGGACTGCTTTTTGAAGAATGGTAGACTATCAATTGACCACCATGCGCTCCTGCTCATGGAGCCATTAAGAAGTCTCTCTTCCATCAGCCATTTCACTTTCTCTAATGCTTCACAACTCACCAGCTTACCTGAGGAATGGCTACTACAAAATCACGCTGCCCTCAAATTTTTACGCATATGGAATGCAAGCTCCTTTCAGTCCCTCCCCCAGAGCATGACAAAACTGTGCTCCCTCGAGTGTTTAGAAGTACTGAATGCTAATCTCATCCAGTCTCTTCCAGGTCTGCCTACTTCACTGCGTACTCTACTCATTTATGGGTGTCACCCTGTGTTGGAGGAGCGATGCCATGAGAATATAGGCCTTGATTGGCCCAAGATTGCCCACATCCCTTGCAAGATAATTAAATAGCTAGCATTTGCagaggtgatgatgatgatgcatatTAATTGTAAGTACACTCTACCGCCCTTCATCTCGTAACCCTTTGTTGTAAATAATGCAATTCATTTTGGTCTTAATTAATGAACTACATACATCTCATTCAGTCTTAACAAAGTTATCTCATTTCTTACGGGATTAATTGCTCACCTTTTTTCAGATAATGCAAGAGCAGACAGGTTCCTTTTTAATTAGCATCCTCAATGgaatttttacattttgtaCTCTCATTTTATGATTTGGATACATAAAAAGGGGAATAAAGCACTAATTGCCTCCTATAATACATTGTGCTCGCAGGACGGATTGGccttatatataaaacaaacaaTGTAATGAATATAACATATGTTAATTGCTAGCATGTCAATTGCTTTCTAAAGTTATATATGACTAATTGTGCagtaatttctctctctaggagtaCAAACAAGATGTGAAGTCTCGCTGATGAGTTATAACATAAGAGAAGCATGACAAAAGCTCTTTAAGTTTGTTAAATTTCTTGGTGCAGGGCTGTAGTAATGGTATGgcactcctatatatatatatatatatatatttctctcaaaTTTTTCAAGAACACAAAGCAGGAATAGCTGCTTATGTTCTATTTTGGTAGTGCAGGAACATTCAAGGATTAGAACTCCCTATTAGCGCTCAAATCTATTTTTTCCTTATCAGGCTAAAAACAAGATTAAAATCATACTAAACTACCTCACTCTGTCTTTTGTTTTTCAGTGCATgagttgaaaaagaaaaaaaaaagaaaactcataTTGTAGGCTAAAGTCTTACTGCTTATGTTCTTCTATTTAATTAGTACTGGACTCATATATGACTCCCATACATGATCATGGTCTATCAATTTATTCATAAgaatattgaaaaagaaaaagacttaCGTAGTTATGTCTAACTTCATGCTTGCGTTCTTCAGTTTTGTTGGTGCAGGATCAGAGTAAGATTCCATGCGTTTTGTATGGCCAAACTAATGTAAAATCTTTAAGAAAGAAATTGCCCTCTTTTGCGGCAGGGAGGTTAAATGCTTCAATTTTGTTTCCCCTCAATTTACATGCGTATATATTAAagataattttgtgtttgaataTTCCTGTACAAATAGCAAATCTCATAGCCTGGTCATAAGCTTGTTTTGTCTT
The nucleotide sequence above comes from Ananas comosus cultivar F153 unplaced genomic scaffold, ASM154086v1, whole genome shotgun sequence. Encoded proteins:
- the LOC109705271 gene encoding putative disease resistance protein RGA4 isoform X1, producing the protein MALTFIAGSLASAIIGKLVDTCFSYIKAYPALRGVRDELERLQLALPQIQTVLTAVEEAASIAEQNEALDTWLWQLRDAVENAEDVLDELEYYELKKTVRDRDDKVRGIFSKCKKKFDHFVDRKFSKGTLKRLREAVKGLDRVVAGMGPLVQLVAGLYGPSVKRQKLEEIKNARETSSLVIKSEVLGRDKETGLIVEWLIKSRDADVDVSAFTIVGMGGLGKTTLAQLVYCDERVREYFDPIMWVCISQDFDVTVITRKILECVSNENFGDKSLHALHENLKQKLTSNKFLLILDDVWNDDKMTEWEKLVAPLKFGQRGSKILLTTRMGSVANMAAKVMKCKRQSLNLNELEESDYMSLFNKHAFLGVNPDYYRNLQPIGEHIAKKLGGCPLAIKVMGGMLNSYMDYEYWKKILEEDIMKLQQGKDGIMTVLRLSYDHLPTNLQLCFRYCSLFPQDHMFKRNKLVNMWLGSGLIPQSICGRQRPEDIGNEYLNLLTKKSFFTCKTSDNGLKITKEYFMHDLLHDLTQSVSLGECIRVGGDVAGITIPRTVRHLSVETVNLLSIREISNLKNVRTLVISVREDNKHNADHALEFFEVIKGFKKLRLLILDVKFDPHKLPDALSSLIHLRYLSLSLWKIMSGSIVYDGLTNLVNLRSLDVSDDVIQNIPYISKLPFIDKLQNFIVREESGYKIGELKNLRDLCHLCIRGLENVRTSEEAIEAKLNEKEYLKSLSLEWSADHSNSAEADEQLLNNLCPHINLKKMRIKQYQGAKSPCWMTNLSLVNLTSIELIDCKGWEHLPPLGQFSLLQYLRLSRLHAIKQIDCSFIKSIIKSSSGYAFPSLKELLLWDMPNLEEWIGVDDACMFPQLHYMDITNCPNLREIPTLPYSLRRLQISNVGLTALPTINRNYMDNNQQEHFQALEKLVIKQCEKLEYVPPEFFGKFKAIKLLHIVNCPKLTKRGISDIQLPSILNHLTIGSCGDLEAPLLWSADLTSLTKLKLVNCASITSLPPAQVCARWTMLSSLVIKNCKELSSFGGIPALVSLRSLEIRGCDKLIDVALLLQPPFPNDVGQKRNAVVDCFLKNGRLSIDHHALLLMEPLRSLSSISHFTFSNASQLTSLPEEWLLQNHAALKFLRIWNASSFQSLPQSMTKLCSLECLEVLNANLIQSLPGLPTSLRTLLIYGCHPVLEERCHENIGLDWPKIAHIPCKIIK
- the LOC109705271 gene encoding putative disease resistance protein RGA4 isoform X2 codes for the protein MALTFIAGSLASAIIGKLVDTCFSYIKAYPALRGVRDELERLQLALPQIQTVLTAVEEAASIAEQNEALDTWLWQLRDAVENAEDVLDELEYYELKKTVRDRDDKVRGIFSKCKKKFDHFVDRKFSKGTLKRLREAVKGLDRVVAGMGPLVQLVAGLYGPSVKRQKLEEIKNARETSSLVIKSEVLGRDKETGLIVEWLIKSRDADVDVSAFTIVGMGGLGKTTLAQLVYCDERVREYFDPIMWVCISQDFDVTVITRKILECVSNENFGDKSLHALHENLKQKLTSNKFLLILDDVWNDDKMTEWEKLVAPLKFGQRGSKILLTTRMGSVANMAAKVMKCKRQSLNLNELEESDYMSLFNKHAFLGVNPDYYRNLQPIGEHIAKKLGGCPLAIKVMGGMLNSYMDYEYWKKILEEDIMKLQQGKDGIMTVLRLSYDHLPTNLQLCFRYCSLFPQDHMFKRNKLVNMWLGSGLIPQSICGRQRPEDIGNEYLNLLTKKSFFTCKTSDNGLKITKEYFMHDLLHDLTQSVSLGECIRVGGDVAGITIPRTVRHLSVETVNLLSIREISNLKNVRTLVISVREDNKHNADHALEFFEVIKGFKKLRLLILDVKFDPHKLPDALSSLIHLRYLSLSLWKIMSGSIVYDGLTNLVNLRSLDVSDDVIQNIPYISKLPFIDKLQNFIVREESGYKIGELKNLRDLCHLCIRGLENVRTSEEAIEAKLNEKEYLKSLSLEWSADHSNSAEADEQLLNNLCPHINLKKMRIKQYQGAKSPCWMTNLSLVNLTSIELIDCKGWEHLPPLGQFSLLQYLRLSRLHAIKQIDCSFIKSIIKSSSGYAFPSLKELLLWDMPNLEEWIGVDDACMFPQLHYMDITNCPNLREIPTLPYSLRRLQISNVGLTALPTINRNYMDNNQEHFQALEKLVIKQCEKLEYVPPEFFGKFKAIKLLHIVNCPKLTKRGISDIQLPSILNHLTIGSCGDLEAPLLWSADLTSLTKLKLVNCASITSLPPAQVCARWTMLSSLVIKNCKELSSFGGIPALVSLRSLEIRGCDKLIDVALLLQPPFPNDVGQKRNAVVDCFLKNGRLSIDHHALLLMEPLRSLSSISHFTFSNASQLTSLPEEWLLQNHAALKFLRIWNASSFQSLPQSMTKLCSLECLEVLNANLIQSLPGLPTSLRTLLIYGCHPVLEERCHENIGLDWPKIAHIPCKIIK